One part of the Streptomyces ferrugineus genome encodes these proteins:
- a CDS encoding exodeoxyribonuclease VII small subunit: MTSKVDEALGYEQARDELIEVVRRLEAGGTTLEESLALWERGEELAKVCRRWLDGARARLDAALAEEAEAEQALAERADGAGDS; encoded by the coding sequence ATGACCAGCAAGGTGGATGAGGCACTCGGGTACGAGCAGGCCCGGGACGAGCTGATCGAGGTCGTACGGCGGCTGGAGGCGGGCGGTACGACGCTGGAGGAGTCTCTCGCGCTCTGGGAGCGGGGCGAGGAGCTGGCCAAGGTGTGCCGGCGCTGGCTGGACGGGGCGCGGGCGCGGCTGGACGCGGCCCTCGCCGAGGAGGCCGAGGCCGAGCAGGCGCTGGCCGAGCGCGCGGACGGTGCGGGCGACTCGTAG
- a CDS encoding DUF6542 domain-containing protein, translating to MKRAVWGGRSSRAPAQPARSTRPVSQRRPSAEQAAAAVRRPGPPAPAPQAPRRFPDPRLTGLGTGLFCGAVMLLLGYLDSLLFGSLTLYGVLFLPVCALTAVWVREGDLLTAPVVVPIAFAVGLLPVADGGGGFGGHLMGLVTALATEAGWLYGGTLIAGLIVIVRRVRLVARRVAARRRPS from the coding sequence GTGAAGCGGGCCGTGTGGGGCGGTCGGTCGTCCCGTGCTCCGGCCCAGCCCGCCCGCTCCACCCGGCCCGTCTCCCAGCGCCGGCCAAGTGCCGAGCAGGCGGCTGCGGCCGTACGGCGTCCCGGGCCGCCGGCCCCCGCGCCGCAGGCCCCGCGCCGGTTTCCCGACCCCCGGCTCACGGGGCTGGGCACCGGGCTGTTCTGCGGGGCCGTGATGCTGCTGCTCGGCTACCTCGACTCGCTGCTGTTCGGGTCGCTCACGCTGTACGGGGTGCTGTTCCTGCCGGTGTGTGCGCTGACCGCCGTATGGGTGCGCGAGGGCGATCTGCTGACCGCGCCGGTGGTCGTGCCGATCGCGTTCGCCGTGGGGCTGCTGCCGGTGGCCGACGGCGGCGGGGGGTTCGGCGGGCACCTGATGGGGCTCGTGACCGCCCTCGCCACCGAGGCCGGATGGCTGTACGGGGGGACGCTGATCGCCGGCCTCATCGTGATCGTACGGAGAGTGCGGCTGGTGGCCCGGCGGGTGGCGGCCCGCCGTCGGCCGTCGTGA
- the ychF gene encoding redox-regulated ATPase YchF: MSLTIGIVGLPNVGKSTLFNALTKNDVLAANYPFATIEPNVGVVGVPDPRLTKLAEIFGSQRILPATVDFVDIAGIVRGASEGEGLGNKFLANIRESDAICQVIRAFKDENVVHVDGKVSPKDDIETINTELILADLQTIEKVLPRLQKESRIKKDIAPKVKAVEEAKEILEKGDTLFAHGIVQGTERNELLHDLHLLTTKPFLYVFNVDEDELIDDAFKDEQRALVAPAEAIFLNAKLEADLAELDEDEALELLQSVGQEEPGLATLAHVGFRTLGLQTYLTAGPKESRAWTIKKGATAPEAAGVIHTDFQKGFIKAEVISFADLVETGSVAEARAKGKARMEGKDYVMQDGDVVEFRFNV, translated from the coding sequence GTGTCGCTCACGATCGGAATCGTCGGTCTGCCGAATGTCGGCAAGTCGACCCTGTTCAACGCCCTGACCAAGAACGACGTGCTGGCGGCCAACTACCCGTTCGCCACGATCGAGCCGAACGTCGGCGTGGTCGGCGTCCCGGACCCGCGGCTGACCAAGTTGGCCGAGATCTTCGGTTCGCAGCGCATCCTCCCGGCGACCGTCGACTTCGTCGACATCGCCGGCATCGTGCGCGGCGCGTCCGAGGGCGAGGGCCTGGGCAACAAGTTCCTGGCGAACATCCGTGAGTCCGACGCGATCTGCCAGGTCATCCGCGCCTTCAAGGACGAGAACGTCGTCCACGTCGACGGCAAGGTCTCGCCCAAGGACGACATCGAGACGATCAACACCGAGCTGATCCTCGCCGACCTCCAGACGATCGAGAAGGTCCTGCCCCGCCTCCAGAAGGAGTCGCGGATCAAGAAGGACATCGCGCCCAAGGTGAAGGCCGTCGAGGAGGCCAAGGAGATCCTGGAGAAGGGCGACACCCTCTTCGCCCACGGCATCGTCCAGGGCACCGAGCGCAACGAGCTCCTGCACGACCTGCACCTCCTCACCACCAAGCCCTTCCTCTACGTCTTCAACGTCGACGAGGACGAGCTGATCGACGACGCCTTCAAGGACGAGCAGCGCGCCCTGGTCGCCCCCGCCGAGGCGATCTTCCTGAACGCCAAGCTGGAGGCGGACCTCGCCGAGCTGGACGAGGACGAGGCCCTCGAACTCCTCCAGTCCGTCGGCCAGGAGGAGCCCGGCCTCGCCACCCTCGCCCACGTCGGCTTCCGGACCCTCGGCCTGCAGACCTACCTGACGGCCGGCCCCAAGGAGTCCCGCGCCTGGACCATCAAGAAGGGCGCCACCGCCCCCGAGGCCGCCGGCGTCATCCACACCGACTTCCAGAAGGGCTTCATCAAGGCCGAGGTCATCTCCTTCGCCGACCTGGTCGAGACGGGCTCGGTGGCCGAGGCCCGCGCCAAGGGGAAGGCGCGGATGGAGGGCAAGGACTATGTGATGCAGGACGGGGATGTCGTGGAGTTCCGCTTCAATGTGTAA
- a CDS encoding malonic semialdehyde reductase — protein MSLVLDPAAQDLLFREARTANTFTDEPVTEEQIQAIYDLVKYGPTAFNQTPLRITLVRSAEARERLVRHMAEGNQAKTATAPLVAILAADNEFHEELPTLFPAFPQAKDVFFSERPARENAAGLNAALQAAYFIVGVRAAGLAAGPMTGFDFEGVRKEFLDDDHTPLMVVNIGKPGADAWYPRSPRLDFDQVVTTV, from the coding sequence ATGTCTCTCGTTCTTGACCCCGCCGCCCAGGACCTGCTGTTCCGCGAGGCCCGCACCGCGAACACGTTCACCGACGAGCCGGTGACCGAGGAGCAGATCCAGGCGATCTACGACCTGGTCAAGTACGGCCCCACCGCCTTCAACCAGACCCCGCTGCGCATCACCCTGGTCCGCTCCGCCGAGGCCCGTGAGCGCCTGGTGCGGCACATGGCCGAGGGCAACCAGGCCAAGACCGCCACCGCGCCGCTGGTCGCGATCCTCGCCGCGGACAACGAGTTCCACGAGGAGCTGCCGACCCTGTTCCCGGCGTTCCCGCAGGCCAAGGACGTCTTCTTCAGCGAGCGCCCGGCCCGCGAGAACGCCGCCGGGCTGAACGCCGCCCTCCAGGCCGCGTACTTCATCGTCGGCGTCCGCGCCGCGGGGCTGGCCGCCGGCCCGATGACCGGCTTCGACTTCGAGGGCGTCCGCAAGGAGTTCCTGGACGACGACCACACCCCGCTGATGGTCGTCAACATCGGCAAGCCGGGCGCCGACGCCTGGTACCCGCGCTCCCCGCGGCTGGACTTCGACCAGGTCGTCACCACGGTCTGA
- a CDS encoding WhiB family transcriptional regulator, whose protein sequence is MLQPPHSSLQVAAVPAQRVPARDRDQDAPWHTEAVCRRDEAGLFFAPSKEPTAARLSREEAAKRVCARCPVMVECREHALLQPEPYGVWGGLTAAERRVVLARRRRREMELKKAARTANRIAQAG, encoded by the coding sequence GTGCTGCAACCGCCGCATTCGTCCCTGCAGGTAGCTGCCGTTCCGGCCCAGCGGGTGCCAGCGCGAGACAGGGATCAAGACGCCCCATGGCATACCGAGGCCGTGTGCCGCCGTGACGAGGCCGGCCTGTTCTTCGCGCCCTCGAAGGAGCCCACCGCGGCCCGTCTCTCCCGTGAGGAAGCGGCCAAGCGGGTCTGCGCCCGCTGCCCCGTCATGGTCGAGTGCCGCGAGCACGCCCTCCTCCAGCCCGAACCGTACGGCGTCTGGGGCGGCCTCACGGCAGCGGAACGCCGAGTGGTGCTGGCGAGGCGCCGCCGCCGCGAAATGGAACTGAAGAAGGCGGCGAGGACGGCGAACCGGATAGCACAGGCAGGCTGA
- a CDS encoding fumarate hydratase: MPEFAYTDLLPMGEDTTPYRLVTSEGVSTFEADGRTFLKVEPEALRKLAEEAIHDIQHYLRPAHLAQLRRIVDDPEASGNDKFVALDLLKNANIAAAGVLPMCQDTGTAIVMGKRGQNVLTQGGDEEALSRGIYDAYTRLNLRYSQMAPLTMWEEKNTGSNLPAQIELYATDGGAYKFLFMAKGGGSANKSFLYQETKAVLNEASMMKFLEEKIRSLGTAACPPYHLAIVVGGTSAEYALKTAKYASAHYLDEIPAEGSPLGHGFRDKELEEKVFELTQRIGIGAQFGGKYFCHDVRVVRLPRHGASCPVAIAVSCSADRQAVAKITAEGVFLEQLETDPARFLPETTDEHLEADGDVVRIDLNQPMESILAELTKYPVKTRLSLTGPLVVARDIAHAKIKERLDAGEEMPQYLKDHPVYYAGPAKTPEGYASGSFGPTTAGRMDSYVEQFQAAGGSKVMLAKGNRSKQVTDACGSHGGFYLGSIGGPAARLAQDCIKKVEVVEYEELGMEAVWKIEVEDFPAFIVVDDKGNDFFQDPAPAPTFTSIPVRGPGLA, encoded by the coding sequence ATGCCTGAGTTCGCGTACACCGATCTGCTCCCCATGGGAGAGGACACCACCCCGTACCGGCTGGTGACCTCCGAGGGTGTCTCCACCTTCGAGGCCGACGGGCGCACGTTCCTCAAGGTGGAGCCCGAGGCGCTGCGCAAGCTCGCCGAGGAGGCCATCCACGACATCCAGCACTATCTGCGCCCGGCCCACCTCGCCCAGCTCCGCCGCATCGTCGACGACCCCGAGGCGTCGGGCAACGACAAGTTCGTGGCGCTGGACCTGCTGAAGAACGCGAACATCGCGGCGGCGGGCGTCCTGCCGATGTGCCAGGACACCGGTACGGCGATCGTCATGGGCAAGCGCGGGCAGAACGTGCTGACGCAGGGCGGGGACGAGGAAGCCCTGTCGCGCGGCATCTACGACGCGTACACCAGGCTCAACCTCCGGTACTCGCAGATGGCTCCGCTCACCATGTGGGAGGAGAAGAACACCGGGTCGAACCTGCCGGCGCAGATCGAGCTGTACGCCACCGACGGCGGCGCCTACAAGTTCCTGTTCATGGCGAAGGGCGGCGGCTCGGCCAACAAGTCCTTCCTGTACCAGGAGACCAAGGCCGTTCTGAACGAGGCCTCCATGATGAAGTTCCTGGAGGAGAAGATCCGTTCGCTGGGTACGGCCGCCTGTCCGCCGTATCACCTGGCGATCGTGGTGGGCGGTACGAGCGCCGAGTACGCCCTGAAGACGGCGAAGTACGCCTCCGCGCACTACCTGGACGAGATTCCGGCCGAGGGTTCGCCGCTCGGGCACGGGTTCCGGGACAAGGAGCTGGAGGAGAAGGTCTTCGAGCTGACGCAGAGGATCGGGATCGGGGCGCAGTTCGGCGGCAAGTACTTCTGCCACGACGTGCGGGTGGTGCGGCTGCCGCGGCACGGGGCGTCGTGTCCCGTCGCGATCGCTGTTTCGTGCTCCGCCGACCGGCAGGCCGTCGCGAAGATCACGGCTGAGGGCGTCTTCCTGGAGCAGCTGGAGACCGATCCGGCGCGGTTCCTGCCGGAGACGACGGACGAGCACCTCGAGGCCGACGGTGACGTGGTGCGGATCGACCTGAACCAGCCGATGGAGTCGATCCTCGCCGAGCTCACCAAGTACCCGGTGAAGACCCGTCTGTCCCTCACCGGCCCGCTGGTCGTGGCCCGTGACATCGCGCACGCCAAGATCAAGGAGCGGCTGGACGCGGGTGAGGAGATGCCGCAGTACCTGAAGGACCACCCGGTGTACTACGCGGGGCCGGCGAAGACGCCCGAGGGGTATGCGTCGGGTTCGTTCGGTCCTACGACCGCCGGGCGCATGGACTCCTACGTCGAGCAGTTCCAGGCGGCCGGTGGGTCCAAGGTGATGCTGGCCAAGGGCAACCGCAGCAAGCAGGTCACGGACGCGTGTGGCTCGCACGGCGGCTTCTATCTGGGGTCCATCGGCGGCCCGGCCGCGCGTCTCGCGCAGGACTGCATCAAGAAGGTCGAGGTCGTCGAGTACGAGGAGCTCGGCATGGAGGCCGTCTGGAAGATCGAGGTCGAGGACTTCCCGGCGTTCATCGTGGTCGACGACAAGGGCAACGACTTCTTCCAGGACCCGGCGCCGGCGCCGACGTTCACGTCGATTCCGGTACGGGGTCCGGGGCTGGCGTAG
- the xseA gene encoding exodeoxyribonuclease VII large subunit, with protein MAVNTTPESPLPVGEVSRLIGGWIDRLGAVWVEGQITQLSRRPGAGVVFLTLRDPSYDISVSVTCYRQVFDAVADVVSEGARVVVLAKPEWYAPRGQLSLRATEIRPVGVGELLARLEMLKKALASEGLFAPERKKALPFLPQLIGLVCGRASAAERDVLENARHRWPAVRFEVRNVAVQGVHAVPQVVQAVKELDEIDDVDVIIVARGGGSVEDLLPFSDEQLVRAVASCRTPVVSAIGHEPDNPLLDHVADLRASTPTDAAKKVVPDVGEEYERVRMLRDRARRCVEGFVEREERGLAHALARPSIEDPHRMIDERADHVAALLDRGRRCLGHLLDRADSELTHTHARVVALSPAATLKRGYAVLQKADGHVVRDPDEVTADEALRARVAEGEFSVRVDGPGDAQSDAHSDA; from the coding sequence ATGGCTGTGAACACGACCCCGGAGTCCCCCCTGCCCGTCGGCGAGGTGTCGCGGCTCATCGGGGGGTGGATCGATCGGCTCGGGGCGGTGTGGGTCGAGGGGCAGATCACTCAGTTGTCGCGGCGGCCCGGGGCCGGCGTGGTGTTTCTGACGTTGCGGGATCCCTCGTACGACATCTCGGTGAGCGTGACCTGCTACCGGCAGGTGTTCGACGCCGTCGCCGACGTGGTGAGCGAGGGCGCCCGGGTCGTCGTGCTCGCCAAGCCCGAGTGGTACGCCCCGCGTGGCCAGCTCTCCCTGCGCGCCACGGAGATAAGGCCCGTCGGCGTCGGTGAGCTGCTCGCGCGGCTGGAGATGCTGAAGAAGGCGCTCGCCTCCGAGGGGCTCTTCGCGCCGGAGCGGAAGAAGGCACTCCCCTTTCTTCCGCAGCTCATCGGCCTTGTGTGCGGCCGGGCGTCCGCCGCCGAGCGGGACGTCCTGGAGAACGCCCGCCACCGCTGGCCCGCCGTCCGCTTCGAGGTGCGCAACGTCGCCGTGCAGGGCGTGCACGCCGTGCCGCAGGTCGTGCAGGCGGTGAAGGAGCTCGACGAGATCGACGACGTGGACGTGATCATCGTCGCGCGTGGGGGCGGTAGCGTCGAGGATCTGCTGCCCTTCTCCGACGAGCAGCTGGTACGGGCCGTCGCCTCCTGCCGTACGCCCGTCGTGTCCGCCATCGGGCACGAGCCCGACAATCCCCTCCTCGACCACGTCGCCGATCTGCGCGCCTCCACCCCGACCGACGCCGCGAAGAAGGTCGTACCGGATGTCGGGGAGGAGTACGAGCGGGTGCGGATGCTGCGCGACCGGGCCCGGCGGTGTGTCGAGGGGTTCGTGGAGCGGGAGGAGCGCGGGCTCGCGCACGCCCTCGCGCGGCCCTCGATAGAGGATCCGCACCGGATGATCGACGAGCGGGCCGATCATGTGGCCGCGCTCCTCGACCGCGGCCGGCGCTGCCTCGGCCACCTCCTCGACCGCGCCGACTCCGAGCTGACGCACACGCACGCGCGCGTGGTGGCCCTCTCCCCCGCGGCGACCCTGAAGCGGGGGTACGCGGTGCTGCAGAAGGCCGACGGGCATGTGGTCCGGGATCCGGACGAGGTGACGGCGGACGAGGCGCTGCGGGCGCGGGTCGCCGAGGGGGAGTTCTCGGTACGGGTCGACGGACCGGGCGATGCACAGAGCGATGCACACAGCGATGCATAG
- a CDS encoding 4-hydroxy-3-methylbut-2-enyl diphosphate reductase, with amino-acid sequence MTASPGRRVLLAAPRGYCAGVDRAVIAVEKALEQYGAPVYVRHEIVHNRYVVQTLEKKGAVFVERTEEVPPGNIVMFSAHGVAPVVHEEAERGRLATIDATCPLVTKVHKEAVRFAKEDYDILLIGHEGHEEVIGTSGEAPEHIQLVDGPSDVAKVEVRDSSKVVWLSQTTLSVDETMETVDALKEKFPQLISPPSDDICYATQNRQLAVKQMGAEAELVIVVGSRNSSNSKRLVEVAKLAGSREAYLVDFASEIDEAWLEGVTTVGVTSGASVPEVLVEEVLQWLAEHGYGDVELVRAAEESITFSLPKELRRDLREEAAALIAERTGAADSGDSGE; translated from the coding sequence ATGACTGCTTCGCCTGGCCGCCGTGTCCTGCTCGCCGCCCCCCGTGGCTACTGCGCGGGTGTGGACCGCGCCGTGATCGCCGTCGAGAAAGCCCTGGAGCAGTACGGCGCTCCGGTGTACGTCCGCCACGAGATCGTCCACAACAGGTACGTCGTGCAGACCCTGGAGAAGAAGGGCGCCGTCTTCGTCGAGCGGACGGAGGAGGTGCCGCCGGGCAACATCGTCATGTTCTCGGCGCACGGCGTGGCCCCCGTCGTCCACGAAGAGGCCGAGCGCGGCAGGCTCGCCACCATCGACGCGACCTGCCCGCTGGTCACCAAGGTCCACAAGGAAGCCGTCCGCTTCGCCAAGGAGGACTACGACATCCTCCTGATCGGGCACGAGGGCCACGAAGAGGTCATCGGCACGTCCGGCGAGGCACCGGAGCACATCCAGCTCGTCGACGGACCGTCCGACGTCGCCAAGGTCGAGGTCCGCGACTCCTCGAAGGTCGTCTGGCTCTCCCAGACCACCCTCTCCGTCGACGAGACCATGGAGACCGTCGACGCCCTGAAGGAGAAGTTCCCGCAGCTCATCTCCCCGCCCAGCGACGACATCTGCTACGCCACGCAGAACCGCCAGCTCGCGGTGAAGCAGATGGGCGCCGAGGCCGAGCTGGTCATCGTGGTCGGCTCGCGCAACTCCTCCAACTCCAAGCGACTGGTCGAGGTCGCCAAGCTGGCCGGCTCCCGCGAGGCCTACCTCGTGGACTTCGCCAGCGAAATCGACGAGGCCTGGCTCGAGGGTGTCACGACGGTGGGCGTCACCTCCGGCGCCTCCGTACCGGAGGTGCTGGTCGAGGAGGTCCTCCAGTGGCTCGCCGAGCACGGCTACGGCGATGTGGAGCTGGTGCGGGCGGCCGAGGAGTCGATCACCTTCTCGCTGCCCAAGGAACTCCGCCGTGACCTGCGCGAGGAGGCGGCGGCGCTGATCGCCGAGCGGACCGGGGCCGCGGACTCCGGTGACTCCGGGGAGTGA
- a CDS encoding DUF4245 domain-containing protein has protein sequence MAGSNGKQKSVRNMVLSLGVTLLAAGVIYIFVPHDDSAPELPRVDYRVELLTASRAASYPVVAPEGLPDSWKATSVRFRGDEFDAWHLGFHTAGGDYVQVEQSAEKPATFLEKATQGGRATEVTEKIGDRTWTRYTGGRYDALVHQEKGATTVVAGTGSFEQLTRMAKALKAQ, from the coding sequence GTGGCAGGTTCGAACGGTAAGCAGAAGTCGGTCCGCAACATGGTCCTCTCCCTCGGGGTGACCCTGCTCGCGGCGGGAGTCATCTACATCTTCGTCCCCCATGACGACAGCGCTCCCGAACTCCCCCGGGTCGACTACCGCGTCGAACTGCTCACGGCCAGCCGTGCGGCGTCGTACCCCGTGGTGGCGCCCGAGGGACTGCCCGACTCCTGGAAGGCGACGTCCGTCCGCTTCAGGGGCGACGAATTCGACGCCTGGCATCTCGGCTTCCACACCGCCGGCGGGGACTACGTCCAGGTCGAGCAGTCGGCCGAGAAGCCGGCGACGTTCCTGGAGAAGGCCACCCAGGGCGGGCGGGCGACCGAGGTCACCGAGAAGATCGGCGACCGGACGTGGACGCGCTACACGGGCGGCCGCTACGACGCGCTCGTGCACCAGGAGAAGGGTGCGACGACCGTGGTGGCGGGCACGGGGTCGTTCGAGCAGCTGACGCGGATGGCGAAGGCGCTCAAGGCGCAGTGA
- a CDS encoding DUF1707 SHOCT-like domain-containing protein, whose amino-acid sequence MDLQKQTAPAPASAQAPAAATELRASDADRDRIADILRDALAEGRLTADEHAERVEGVLAAKTVGELDVFIRDLPAAQQRRASHPPAPGRPAPGAIPAEPDDNVVAVFSCAVRKGRWRAGRRIHAYAIFGSVEIDLSEALFEYQHVMIRAISVFGNVEVRVPENVSLRGTGGGVLGNFEVDHLDAEDAEAPVVQVDGWAVLGNIEGRAKRGKLVADILDRVQRKVDKGLRKHLDR is encoded by the coding sequence GTGGACCTACAGAAGCAGACCGCACCGGCGCCGGCATCGGCACAGGCACCCGCTGCCGCCACCGAGCTCCGCGCCTCCGACGCCGACCGCGACCGGATCGCCGACATCCTGCGCGACGCCCTGGCCGAGGGCCGCCTCACCGCCGACGAGCACGCCGAACGCGTCGAGGGCGTACTGGCGGCGAAGACGGTCGGTGAACTGGACGTGTTCATACGGGACCTGCCCGCCGCCCAGCAGCGCCGGGCCTCTCATCCGCCCGCCCCCGGCCGCCCGGCCCCGGGCGCGATCCCGGCCGAACCCGACGACAACGTGGTGGCGGTCTTCAGCTGCGCCGTCCGCAAGGGCCGCTGGCGCGCGGGCCGCCGTATCCACGCGTATGCGATCTTCGGCAGCGTGGAGATAGACCTCAGCGAGGCGCTCTTCGAGTACCAGCACGTGATGATCCGGGCGATCTCGGTCTTCGGCAACGTCGAGGTACGCGTCCCGGAGAACGTCTCGCTGCGCGGCACCGGCGGCGGTGTGCTGGGCAACTTCGAGGTGGACCACCTCGACGCGGAGGACGCCGAGGCGCCGGTCGTCCAGGTCGACGGCTGGGCCGTGCTCGGCAACATCGAGGGCAGGGCGAAGCGGGGCAAGCTCGTCGCGGACATCCTCGACCGTGTTCAGCGCAAGGTCGACAAGGGTTTGCGCAAACATCTGGATCGTTGA
- the glpX gene encoding class II fructose-bisphosphatase, with the protein MTENHHHLPSELEVPSEAPDRNLALELVRVTEAAAMAAGRWVGRGDKNGADGAAVRAMRTLVHTVSMNGVVVIGEGEKDEAPMLFNGERVGDGTGPECDIAVDPIDGTTLTAKGMPNAIAVLAAADRGSMFDPSAVFYMDKLVTGPEAADFVDINAPVEVNIRRVAKAKRSTPEDVTVVILDRPRHEGIIKEIRDAGARIKLISDGDVAGSIYALREGTGVDMLLGIGGTPEGIISACAVKCLGGTIQGKLWPKDDEERQRAIDAGHDLDRVLMTDDLVAGDNVFFVATGITDGELLRGVRYRSETATTDSIVMRSKSGTVRRIDSEHRLSKLRAYSAIDFDRAK; encoded by the coding sequence ATGACCGAGAATCATCATCATCTGCCGTCCGAGCTCGAAGTCCCCAGTGAAGCTCCCGACCGCAACCTCGCCCTGGAGCTGGTCCGTGTGACCGAGGCGGCGGCGATGGCCGCCGGCCGCTGGGTCGGGCGCGGCGACAAGAACGGCGCCGACGGTGCCGCGGTGCGCGCCATGCGGACTCTCGTCCACACCGTGTCGATGAACGGCGTCGTCGTCATCGGTGAGGGCGAGAAGGACGAGGCGCCGATGCTCTTCAACGGCGAGCGCGTCGGCGACGGGACCGGGCCGGAGTGCGACATCGCCGTCGACCCGATCGACGGGACCACCCTGACCGCGAAGGGCATGCCCAACGCGATCGCCGTCCTCGCGGCCGCCGACCGGGGGTCGATGTTCGACCCGTCCGCCGTCTTCTACATGGACAAGCTGGTCACGGGCCCCGAGGCCGCCGACTTCGTCGACATCAACGCGCCCGTGGAGGTCAACATCCGCCGGGTCGCCAAGGCGAAGCGGTCGACGCCGGAGGACGTGACGGTGGTCATCCTCGACCGGCCCCGGCACGAGGGCATCATCAAGGAGATCCGGGACGCGGGCGCGCGGATCAAGCTGATCTCCGACGGCGATGTCGCGGGGTCGATCTACGCGCTGCGCGAGGGCACCGGCGTCGACATGCTGCTCGGCATCGGCGGTACGCCGGAGGGGATCATCTCGGCCTGTGCCGTGAAGTGCCTCGGCGGCACCATCCAGGGCAAGCTGTGGCCGAAGGACGACGAGGAGCGGCAGCGCGCGATCGACGCCGGGCACGACCTCGACCGGGTGCTGATGACCGATGACCTGGTGGCCGGGGACAACGTGTTCTTCGTGGCGACCGGGATCACCGACGGTGAGCTGCTGCGGGGGGTGCGGTACCGGTCGGAGACCGCGACCACCGACTCGATCGTGATGCGGTCGAAGTCGGGGACGGTGCGGCGGATCGACTCCGAGCACCGGCTGAGCAAGCTGCGGGCGTACAGCGCGATCGACTTCGACAGGGCGAAGTAG
- the ppgK gene encoding polyphosphate--glucose phosphotransferase: MQIFGLDIGGSGIKGAPVDLDRGDLAEERFKVLTPQPATPDGVADGVRQVVEHYGWRGPVGLTFPGVVTGGATIRTAANVDKSWIDTDARALFGERLGGHPVTVVNDADAAGVAEMHFGAGRDRKGTVILLTFGTGIGSAVFIDGALVPNTELGHLELHGHDAEKRASSKAKEDEDLSWEHWAHRVQKYLAHVEMLFSPELFIIGGGVSRKSHKFLHHIEGIKAEIVPAQLQNNAGIVGAAMHAAESDG; encoded by the coding sequence ATGCAGATCTTCGGCTTGGACATCGGTGGATCCGGGATCAAGGGCGCCCCTGTGGACCTGGACAGGGGCGACCTCGCGGAGGAGCGCTTCAAGGTGCTCACCCCGCAGCCGGCCACGCCCGACGGGGTGGCCGACGGCGTGCGGCAGGTCGTCGAGCACTACGGCTGGCGGGGCCCGGTCGGGCTGACCTTCCCTGGCGTGGTCACCGGAGGTGCCACGATCCGTACGGCGGCGAACGTCGACAAGAGCTGGATCGACACCGACGCCCGCGCACTGTTCGGCGAGCGCCTCGGCGGCCACCCGGTGACCGTGGTCAACGACGCGGACGCGGCCGGCGTCGCCGAGATGCACTTCGGCGCGGGCCGCGACCGCAAGGGCACCGTGATCCTCCTCACCTTCGGCACCGGCATCGGCAGCGCCGTCTTCATCGACGGCGCCCTGGTCCCCAACACCGAGCTGGGCCACCTGGAACTGCACGGCCATGACGCCGAGAAGCGCGCCTCCAGCAAGGCCAAGGAGGACGAGGACCTGAGCTGGGAGCACTGGGCGCACCGCGTCCAGAAGTACCTCGCCCATGTCGAGATGCTGTTCTCGCCGGAGCTGTTCATCATCGGCGGCGGGGTGAGCCGGAAGTCCCACAAGTTCCTGCACCACATCGAGGGCATCAAGGCAGAGATCGTCCCGGCCCAGCTCCAGAACAACGCCGGCATCGTGGGCGCGGCGATGCACGCGGCGGAGTCGGACGGCTAG